In one Komagataeibacter sp. FNDCR2 genomic region, the following are encoded:
- a CDS encoding ABC transporter ATP-binding protein: MPEQARPEPTAQSAAAAVMVRGLTRRFASGPAVLDGLDLRIAPGEFVALLGRSGSGKSTLLRTLAGLDPVTAGTVHRPDDVAVVFQESRLLPWRRVWQNVVLGQKKDAQARARAQAVLGEVELAHRSEAWPLTLSGGEAQRAALARALVREPDFLMLDEPFAALDALSRLKMQRLVAALWQRHRCAVLLVTHDVDEAVLLADRAVVLEAGRIRTDLPIPLDRPRRHTSPGFERFRQTLLDALGVHDD, from the coding sequence ATGCCGGAACAGGCGCGCCCCGAACCAACGGCGCAATCCGCCGCTGCCGCCGTCATGGTACGCGGTCTGACCCGCCGTTTCGCCAGTGGTCCGGCAGTGCTTGACGGGCTGGACCTGCGTATCGCACCGGGCGAGTTTGTCGCGCTGCTGGGGCGGAGCGGATCGGGAAAATCGACATTATTGCGCACGCTGGCGGGGCTTGACCCGGTAACGGCCGGGACGGTCCACCGCCCGGACGATGTGGCGGTCGTGTTTCAGGAAAGCCGGCTGCTGCCATGGCGGCGTGTCTGGCAGAATGTTGTCCTGGGACAGAAAAAAGACGCGCAGGCCCGCGCAAGGGCGCAGGCCGTTCTGGGGGAAGTGGAACTGGCCCATCGCAGCGAGGCATGGCCGCTGACCCTGTCCGGCGGTGAGGCCCAGCGCGCGGCGCTGGCAAGGGCGCTGGTGCGCGAACCGGATTTTCTGATGCTGGACGAACCCTTCGCGGCACTTGATGCGCTGAGCCGGCTCAAGATGCAGCGTCTGGTCGCCGCGCTATGGCAGCGCCATCGCTGCGCCGTTCTGCTGGTCACGCATGATGTGGATGAGGCGGTCCTGCTGGCGGACCGGGCGGTGGTTCTTGAGGCGGGGCGTATCCGGACGGATCTTCCCATCCCGCTGGACCGGCCCCGCCGGCACACCAGCCCCGGTTTCGAACGCTTCCGCCAGACATTGCTGGACGCGCTGGGCGTTCACGACGATTGA
- a CDS encoding TonB-dependent receptor codes for MRARPDGQQGLRWTSPDRRRVAHCSLAFSLLLTTGVTRPGYAAAHRAHPRHATKSVGTRSPTARPASVIASHPEEMKVTATRTLSRRQILMRQNDPVAVTTITEHDLQSHQITNIQQAVKLLPAVSLQITNPRNTAINVRGLGNFSSSAQDGLENGTAVYIDGVYQTRPGAVLGDISDLSGMEVLKGPQATRGGVDNDGGAINITTLAPSFTRGYSVTGDYGSYNTANVRLRATGPVGSSDKVAFSLSGFSINHDGYVKNVTTGRDYQDYHDLGVKGQLLAVPTDRLTLRLIADYSHLRESCCVTPFSTALTHYANGATVMGNYWQRAAFAGAEPLPAHGIRDMLVALPATGSQAVDQETYGLSLDVTYRLSHGWKLENIAAWHAWFWYPHNGFSGGLGTTPGLRTLTAGNNQVYEQHATEEIRISSPEGRRFHVSAGAFYMYEEVPDYTRWQISAQGAKYYGYGLSPATYNSAYNGALFTSSDNPITNDLAGYVRARYDITSKLSLEGGFRYSFVTKSGSYTSTIVNSSNPALAAGVLGAATSYHASHRENEPSGTLSLVYRPTGDNFVYATYSRGLRNGGINLVSLNIAQGANPDVKPEIDDMFEVGSKNAFFNRRLLVNFDAFWNNVHDYITSAAYYTSAGTTISYLTNARHVVSRGFELETRGTILPGLEGRLSASYTDAFFASFNNASHPLESSNVPGLYSLTGNQIPLNSRWNLSAGLEYTTRLGNIGNPSSRFWRRLIFFVGADYTYRSSYYADASESAYTRIRPYGLLDGHIGIRPESGKWDLSFWGHNMLDKRYFITMTPLAAGAVFYGQLGDPAMFGGEFSYRL; via the coding sequence ATGCGCGCCAGACCGGACGGACAGCAGGGATTGCGATGGACTTCACCGGACAGGCGCCGGGTCGCCCACTGCTCTCTGGCTTTCTCGCTGCTGCTGACCACGGGTGTCACCCGCCCGGGATATGCCGCCGCCCACCGTGCCCACCCCCGGCATGCAACGAAATCCGTCGGCACCCGTTCCCCCACGGCCCGCCCGGCATCCGTGATCGCCTCCCACCCCGAGGAAATGAAAGTCACCGCCACGCGCACGCTGTCGCGGCGTCAGATCCTCATGCGGCAGAACGATCCCGTGGCGGTGACGACCATCACCGAACATGACCTGCAATCGCACCAGATCACCAACATACAGCAGGCGGTGAAACTGTTGCCCGCGGTCTCGCTTCAGATCACCAATCCACGCAATACGGCCATCAATGTGCGCGGCCTTGGCAATTTCAGTTCCAGCGCGCAGGACGGGCTGGAAAACGGTACGGCCGTCTATATCGACGGCGTGTACCAGACACGTCCCGGCGCCGTTCTTGGTGATATAAGCGACCTGTCGGGCATGGAGGTGCTCAAGGGGCCGCAGGCGACGCGCGGCGGCGTGGATAACGATGGCGGCGCGATCAACATCACCACGCTCGCACCTTCCTTTACACGCGGTTACTCCGTCACGGGTGATTACGGCAGCTACAACACCGCCAATGTCCGGCTCCGGGCCACCGGGCCAGTCGGTTCCAGTGACAAGGTCGCCTTCAGCCTTTCAGGGTTTTCGATCAATCATGACGGTTACGTCAAAAACGTCACGACCGGCCGCGACTATCAGGATTATCACGATCTCGGCGTCAAGGGGCAGTTGCTGGCGGTTCCTACCGACAGGCTGACGCTCCGGCTGATCGCCGATTATTCGCACCTCAGGGAAAGCTGCTGCGTCACACCCTTCTCCACGGCGCTTACGCACTATGCCAACGGGGCTACCGTGATGGGAAATTACTGGCAGCGTGCCGCCTTCGCTGGCGCCGAACCGCTGCCCGCGCACGGAATCCGGGACATGCTGGTCGCCCTGCCTGCCACTGGCAGCCAGGCCGTCGATCAGGAAACATATGGTCTTTCGCTGGATGTCACCTACCGTCTGTCCCATGGGTGGAAGCTGGAAAACATCGCGGCGTGGCACGCCTGGTTCTGGTATCCGCATAACGGTTTTTCCGGCGGTCTTGGCACCACGCCGGGCCTGCGGACACTGACGGCGGGCAATAATCAGGTCTATGAACAGCACGCCACCGAGGAGATCAGGATATCATCACCGGAAGGACGCCGTTTTCACGTATCCGCTGGCGCTTTCTACATGTATGAGGAAGTGCCTGATTATACGCGCTGGCAGATTTCGGCCCAGGGTGCGAAATATTACGGCTATGGCCTGTCACCCGCCACGTACAATTCCGCCTATAACGGTGCGCTGTTCACATCGTCGGATAATCCGATCACCAACGATCTCGCGGGTTATGTACGCGCACGATACGACATAACATCGAAACTCTCGCTCGAGGGGGGATTCCGGTACTCCTTCGTTACGAAGTCCGGCAGCTATACGTCAACCATCGTCAACTCATCCAACCCCGCACTTGCCGCGGGTGTGCTGGGGGCTGCGACATCCTATCACGCATCGCATCGGGAAAACGAACCCAGTGGCACGTTAAGCCTTGTGTACCGTCCCACTGGCGACAATTTCGTCTATGCGACCTATAGCCGGGGGCTCAGGAATGGCGGCATCAATCTGGTCAGCCTGAACATTGCCCAGGGCGCCAATCCTGACGTGAAACCGGAAATCGACGATATGTTCGAGGTCGGGAGCAAGAATGCGTTTTTCAACAGGCGGCTTTTAGTCAATTTCGATGCATTCTGGAACAACGTGCATGATTATATCACCAGTGCCGCGTACTACACCTCGGCCGGCACCACGATTTCGTATCTGACAAATGCCAGGCACGTCGTTTCCCGTGGCTTCGAACTTGAGACACGGGGCACCATCCTGCCGGGTCTCGAAGGCCGCCTGTCGGCATCCTATACCGATGCGTTCTTCGCATCGTTCAACAACGCGTCTCATCCGCTCGAATCCTCCAACGTGCCGGGCCTCTACAGCCTGACGGGCAATCAGATCCCGTTGAATTCGCGATGGAACCTGTCCGCCGGGCTGGAATATACCACCCGGCTTGGAAACATCGGCAATCCATCCAGCCGGTTCTGGAGGCGGCTCATCTTCTTTGTCGGGGCTGATTATACCTATCGCAGCAGCTATTATGCCGATGCATCCGAATCCGCCTATACGCGCATCAGGCCGTACGGGCTGCTCGATGGCCATATCGGCATCCGCCCGGAATCCGGCAAATGGGATCTGAGCTTCTGGGGGCACAACATGCTGGACAAACGATATTTCATCACCATGACCCCCCTTGCCGCCGGCGCCGTGTTCTATGGGCAACTTGGCGATCCGGCGATGTTCGGCGGCGAATTCAGCTACCGGCTGTAG
- a CDS encoding type 1 glutamine amidotransferase domain-containing protein → MASHECSTDRSDGIQATPSTPSTQSTEGKDVLAGRTIAVLATDGVEEVELTEPVAALRKAGARTVLVSPHSGEIQAMQADVNPTRCYRVDTSVGQADAAKFDGLVLPGGTTNPDHLRMDAEAVRFVREFVQSHKPIAAICHGSWTLIDADGVRGHTMTSWPSLRTDLTNAGAHWVDQDVVTDGTLVTSRNPHDLKAFCPAIIALFAAAPRHAGL, encoded by the coding sequence ATGGCAAGCCATGAATGCAGCACGGACCGCAGTGATGGGATACAGGCCACGCCCTCCACACCGAGCACTCAGTCCACGGAGGGTAAAGATGTCCTCGCGGGGCGCACCATCGCCGTACTTGCCACTGATGGCGTTGAGGAAGTGGAACTGACCGAACCCGTCGCGGCCCTGCGAAAGGCAGGGGCGCGTACGGTTCTCGTCTCGCCACATAGCGGCGAGATTCAAGCCATGCAGGCAGATGTAAATCCTACCCGATGCTATCGTGTCGATACATCTGTCGGGCAGGCGGACGCCGCGAAGTTCGACGGTCTCGTCCTGCCCGGTGGCACCACAAACCCCGATCATCTACGCATGGATGCCGAAGCCGTGCGCTTCGTGCGGGAATTCGTCCAGTCCCACAAACCGATTGCCGCCATCTGTCACGGTTCGTGGACCCTGATAGACGCTGATGGCGTACGTGGCCACACCATGACATCCTGGCCCTCGCTCCGTACCGACCTGACCAACGCTGGCGCACATTGGGTGGATCAGGATGTGGTGACGGATGGCACGCTGGTCACATCACGTAATCCGCATGATCTCAAGGCATTCTGCCCCGCGATCATTGCCCTGTTTGCCGCAGCTCCCCGCCACGCGGGGCTATGA
- a CDS encoding ABC transporter permease — protein sequence MSETSLPTGIRMHGLAANGVFAIPPGRGRLPRWRDVSRYVSPLALVALWQVCCSAGFLSTRLVASPAQIAMTAWSLTRDGTLEANLGISLLRAAAGLSLALLAGIGLALVSGLSRAGEDIVDAPLQIMRTLPVLALVPLFILWFGIGETPKVLLVALGATFPVYLNLHKGIRTVDPKLLEMARTLGLSRGQTVRDVILPAALPDLLVGVRYAVGVAWLMLVVAEQINAESGIGHMMMDAEDFLRTDIILVGLMVYGLLGLLSDNLVRGLERWLLAWRPLSPRRGESA from the coding sequence ATGTCCGAGACTTCCCTGCCCACGGGTATCCGCATGCATGGTCTGGCGGCGAATGGAGTGTTCGCGATTCCACCCGGACGTGGCCGCCTGCCACGATGGCGGGATGTCTCGCGTTACGTGTCGCCGCTGGCGCTCGTGGCGCTGTGGCAGGTCTGCTGTTCGGCGGGCTTTCTCTCGACACGCCTCGTCGCCTCACCCGCCCAGATCGCCATGACGGCCTGGTCGCTGACACGTGACGGCACGCTGGAGGCCAATCTTGGCATCTCACTGCTCCGCGCGGCAGCGGGGCTGTCGCTCGCATTGCTGGCGGGAATCGGTCTCGCCCTGGTTTCAGGACTGTCCCGCGCGGGCGAAGATATCGTCGATGCGCCCCTGCAGATCATGCGCACGCTGCCGGTGCTGGCGCTGGTGCCGCTGTTTATTCTCTGGTTCGGGATCGGGGAGACGCCAAAGGTGCTTCTGGTCGCACTTGGCGCGACTTTTCCCGTCTATCTCAACCTTCACAAGGGTATCCGCACGGTCGATCCGAAACTGCTGGAAATGGCGCGTACACTGGGGCTTTCACGCGGGCAGACAGTGCGCGACGTCATTCTTCCCGCCGCCTTGCCCGACCTTCTGGTCGGGGTGCGTTATGCCGTGGGGGTCGCATGGTTGATGCTGGTCGTGGCCGAACAGATCAACGCTGAAAGCGGCATCGGGCACATGATGATGGATGCGGAAGATTTCTTGCGCACCGACATCATCCTGGTGGGCCTGATGGTGTACGGCCTGCTTGGCCTGCTGTCCGATAATCTGGTCCGGGGGCTGGAAAGGTGGCTGCTGGCCTGGCGTCCGCTTTCGCCGCGACGTGGAGAGAGCGCATGA